One Comamonas odontotermitis genomic window, CGTGCCATGGCGCAATGTGAAAGGCTGCAGCCCGGAGTGCTGCTGGTAGTGGTGCAGCTGGCGCGCGTTGTAGGCCGCAAGGCCCGGCACCTGGGTGAGGGCGAGGGCCACCTGCTCGGCCAGGGCAACGGCTGCGTCCTCCCAGCCATCGTGGTAGCGCAGGATCAGGAAAAAGCCCTTGGGCACGGTCCACAGGTCAAAGCCCTGCGGTATGTAGCCGGTGAGCGGACGTGTCCATTCGTGTGCGGGATAGCCGTGCAGGCTCAGGTGGAGCTGCGCCCCGCTGCCCGCCAGCGCATCGCGGCGCACGGCGCTTTCGTACCAGGGCGCGGAGTCGCGGTATTCCAGGTCGTCGCCCAGCGCGGTGTAGCGTGCGGCGTGGTGCATCTGCTCGGGCGCGTAGCTGCGGTACCACTCGTGCAAGGCGTAGCCATCGGGGTTTTCGACGGGGATGTAGGCAAAGTGGCTGTCAGGCCGGGCTGCCAGCGCCAGTGCGCCGCGCAATGCACCGTGGGTGCCGGAGATCTCGTTGGCATGCTGGCCGCCGCTCAGCAGCACGGCGTGGTTGCTTCCCTTTTTGTAGGTGGCAGCAATTGTGCGGCCTTGCACGCTGCGCCCTTGCCAGGCGGTGCCATAGGTGTCGAACAAGGGCTGCGTCAGCTCGGCAATCTGCGCCAGGCTCGGGGCTTGCTCCAGTGCAGCCGCAGCCTGGGCGGCCGCTTCTGCGCCTGCAAACGCAGCGGCGCGCTGGCCCAGCGGCTCAGGCAGCGGGAGGGCCTGGCTTTCAATGCGTACCGAGATGTGCTGCAGCGCCAAGGGATCGGAGCCGGTTGCCATGCGGATATCGGGCACCATCTGCCCGGGCTGCAGGCGCCGGTCACCGGCCGGTCGGCCCGACAGGTGCTGAAAATGCTCCAGCAGCGAGAAATACAGCTCCTCATGCATGGCCTCGGGCGTGCTCATCACTTCGCCCGTGCCGGTGATGGGTTGCTCAAAGCCTGGCAGCTCCATGTGGATGTGCAGGCGGCCGAAGTAGGGCTCCCCAGCAGGCCAGGGTTGCTGGCGAATGCATTGCATGGCCTGCTGGTAGGCCAGCTCGTAGTCGGTGGAGAGCGGTGCATCGTGCATGAAAGCACCTTGCGAATCCTGCGATCGCTCCCAGCCGCACGGGGTGATGCCGTGCCCGCCATGGGCGGTCTCGAAACGGCGGTTGGGGGCAAAGACATGCATCTGCTGGTGACGGCCACCCCGGTAATGCAGGTGCAGGCTGTAATGGTCGTCGCCGCTGCCATGGGTGTTGGCCTGCATCTTCAGATCGATGTGCGAGAGCATGGCAGCCAGCGGATAGGCTTCCAGCAAAAAACGATTGTTGGCAGCATCGGCATGCACCGGGTAGTGCAGCTCCACAGCGCGCAGGCCGTCCATCTGCACTTCTTCCAGCAGCGCGTGTACCAGGGGCTTGTAGCTGCTGCGGATGCGGGCACGAATGCCCTGGGCAGCGAGCTGCTGCTCGGCGGCACGGCGCGCCTGAACGCCTTCAAAGCACCAGAGCTGCCAGAAAACGTCGGGCTGCGGGTCGGCGAGGCGCTCCTGAACCCACTGGGTGAGCGTGCGATCGATGGTGCTGGAGAGCAGAATGGTCATGGCGGGGAGAGAAGAATAGATTCTTGCAATCCATCAGCATAGGGCAAGCGCAGTGCCCTTGCTGTCTCCCCGGCACATATTTGCAGTGTGGATTTCAGAACGTGTTTACGTTCTCAGGCGTCGTTGGTATCGGGGTCGGCAGCAACGATGCGGCTCACGCTCGCGGGCACATCCTTGCCCATGCGTCGGTCGCGGAACAGCGCGGCACGCATCAGGAAGATGGTGGTGACGGGCACCGTGACCGCAATGAACACCGCAATCAGCAGGGCGTGCAGCGCGGTGGCATGGCTTTGCAGGGTGACATGGATGATCGAGCCCCAGACGATGCACCAGCAGCCCGCAGTGGCAATGATGGCAGGCGAGTGCACCCGCTCGTAGTAGCTGGGCAGACGGAACAGGCCCAGAGCCCCGGCCAGGGCGATCAGCGCCCCGGTCAGCACCAGCACGGACACCACGATCTGGGCCCAGATGGGCAGGTCGATTTCGGTCATTCGATCACCTCGCCGCGCAACAGGAATTTGGCCATGGCAGTGGAGCTGACGAAACCGAACAGGGCAATCAGCAGGGCTGCTTCAAAATAGTTGACCGAGGCATAGTGGATGCCCAGCACCAGCATGACCAGCATGCCGATGAGGTACATGCAATCGAGCGCCAGAACACGGTCCTGCGCCTGCGGGCCCTTGAGCAGGCGGATCATGGCAAACAGCATGGCCAGCAGCAGGATGAACAGGGCTGCCGGCATGGTCCAGGCAAGAATGGTGTTCATTCGAAAATCTCCATGAGTGGCCGTTCATAGCAGGCCTTGATGTGGTCGATGATGCCTTGCGGATCGTCGGCCTCCAGCACGTGCAGCAGCAGGATCGAGCGGTCGCGCGAGACCTCGGCCCATGCCGTGCCCGGGGTGATGCAGACAATCATGGCCAGCACGGCAAGGCCGTTGGGATCACGCAGTTGCAGGGGCACATGCAC contains:
- a CDS encoding K+/H+ antiporter subunit F, which encodes MNTILAWTMPAALFILLLAMLFAMIRLLKGPQAQDRVLALDCMYLIGMLVMLVLGIHYASVNYFEAALLIALFGFVSSTAMAKFLLRGEVIE
- the mnhG gene encoding monovalent cation/H(+) antiporter subunit G, which encodes MTEIDLPIWAQIVVSVLVLTGALIALAGALGLFRLPSYYERVHSPAIIATAGCWCIVWGSIIHVTLQSHATALHALLIAVFIAVTVPVTTIFLMRAALFRDRRMGKDVPASVSRIVAADPDTNDA
- a CDS encoding M14 family zinc carboxypeptidase gives rise to the protein MTILLSSTIDRTLTQWVQERLADPQPDVFWQLWCFEGVQARRAAEQQLAAQGIRARIRSSYKPLVHALLEEVQMDGLRAVELHYPVHADAANNRFLLEAYPLAAMLSHIDLKMQANTHGSGDDHYSLHLHYRGGRHQQMHVFAPNRRFETAHGGHGITPCGWERSQDSQGAFMHDAPLSTDYELAYQQAMQCIRQQPWPAGEPYFGRLHIHMELPGFEQPITGTGEVMSTPEAMHEELYFSLLEHFQHLSGRPAGDRRLQPGQMVPDIRMATGSDPLALQHISVRIESQALPLPEPLGQRAAAFAGAEAAAQAAAALEQAPSLAQIAELTQPLFDTYGTAWQGRSVQGRTIAATYKKGSNHAVLLSGGQHANEISGTHGALRGALALAARPDSHFAYIPVENPDGYALHEWYRSYAPEQMHHAARYTALGDDLEYRDSAPWYESAVRRDALAGSGAQLHLSLHGYPAHEWTRPLTGYIPQGFDLWTVPKGFFLILRYHDGWEDAAVALAEQVALALTQVPGLAAYNARQLHHYQQHSGLQPFTLRHGTPCTISAHAASPAPVTLITEFPDQTVIGDDFRLAHTAQQAAVLAAYAAWQEIMQNR